In the genome of Granulibacter bethesdensis CGDNIH1, one region contains:
- a CDS encoding YjbE family putative metal transport protein (Members of this highly hydrophobic protein family,regularly are found preceded by the yybP-ykoY manganese riboswitch (see RF00080). A metal cation transport function is proposed.), with amino-acid sequence MDSLFPDGLVFSPAVIKFFQVVFIDVALAGDNALLVGLAVAGLPAEQRRKAVFWGIAIATGIRVAAGLLALQLLEIIGLTLAGGLLLLWVCWRMYRELRRQEPHLELSPPTKTMRQAMTQIVLADLSMSLDNVLAVAGAAEGHPYILMAGLVLSVVLMGVVANALANLLSRYRWIAWVGLAVVLYVALKMIWDGVQEFSDTEAGVPGWVPMWLRHGIGRLHQLVAG; translated from the coding sequence ATGGACTCTCTCTTTCCGGACGGACTGGTTTTCAGCCCTGCGGTGATCAAATTTTTTCAGGTCGTGTTCATTGATGTGGCCCTGGCGGGTGATAATGCGCTGCTGGTGGGGCTGGCTGTGGCAGGACTGCCGGCCGAGCAGCGGCGTAAAGCGGTGTTCTGGGGCATTGCCATTGCAACAGGTATCCGTGTCGCGGCGGGTTTGCTGGCGTTGCAGCTTCTGGAAATCATCGGCTTGACGCTTGCTGGTGGCTTGCTGCTGCTCTGGGTTTGCTGGCGCATGTATAGGGAATTGCGCCGTCAGGAACCGCATCTCGAACTATCCCCTCCGACCAAAACCATGCGACAGGCGATGACGCAGATTGTGCTCGCCGATCTTTCCATGAGCCTCGATAATGTTCTGGCCGTGGCTGGTGCGGCAGAGGGGCACCCTTATATCTTGATGGCGGGTTTGGTGCTGTCGGTGGTGCTGATGGGGGTAGTGGCCAATGCGCTGGCGAATCTGCTGTCCCGTTATCGCTGGATCGCGTGGGTCGGGCTGGCAGTGGTGCTGTATGTCGCGCTGAAAATGATCTGGGATGGTGTGCAGGAATTCAGCGATACCGAGGCCGGCGTACCAGGCTGGGTACCGATGTGGCTGCGTCACGGCATCGGCCGGTTGCATCAGCTGGTGGCAGGATGA
- a CDS encoding sensor histidine kinase yields MSSSHAPPNTSSPASLPAVIREIFHTTTFRLAMALGGSFLLAILCLFSFIYVQTSILETERVDRTLAHDARELVADRMEDTLRAVDLNVVNDLHRVTLVGVFEADGTRIVGNLLHLPTYLPVDGVAHGIKLLRLAGEHSVREKMRAVALRIHDGRILILARNIEQLDELRHVVLGALLMGVVPAVILALIVAVWISAKTLDRVRDFHTSIARIMNGDLSERLSLRGGDGDFDRLSNSINGMLDRIEDLIRDLKSAGDNIAHDLRTPLTRVRMRLEQARSAQDLDSAHAAIDLALNGTDRTLSIITALLRIAEIETGQRRSHFSAVNLPDLLSDLEALYGSIAEDAGLTLGITTPPPPVPAIYADADLLMEALANLVGNAIKFTPAPGDIMVEAYLAHDGAMLISVSDTGPGISAFERELVTQRFYRSDRSRHVEGTGLGLSLVAAVASLHGFSFTLADLNDMAHHRRKHGMPVGCIATLRCPRESVLYHASSNREEEPRGNPSAFPRSQETLPIQPPTTPP; encoded by the coding sequence TTGTCATCCAGCCATGCGCCGCCGAACACATCCAGTCCCGCCTCCCTCCCTGCCGTGATCAGGGAAATCTTCCACACCACCACCTTCCGGCTGGCAATGGCACTGGGAGGATCATTCCTGCTGGCCATTCTGTGTCTGTTTTCATTCATTTATGTACAGACATCCATTCTGGAAACCGAACGTGTAGACAGAACGCTGGCGCATGATGCCAGAGAACTGGTCGCGGATCGTATGGAGGATACGCTCCGCGCCGTTGATCTGAATGTCGTGAATGATCTGCACCGGGTGACACTGGTTGGTGTTTTCGAGGCCGATGGCACGCGCATTGTCGGCAATCTGCTGCATCTGCCTACGTATCTGCCGGTAGATGGGGTTGCGCATGGCATCAAACTGCTGCGTCTGGCTGGCGAACATAGCGTGCGCGAAAAAATGCGTGCCGTCGCTCTGCGTATTCATGACGGACGGATTCTGATTCTGGCCCGCAATATCGAACAACTGGATGAATTGCGGCATGTGGTGCTGGGTGCCCTGCTGATGGGGGTCGTGCCTGCCGTTATCCTGGCGCTGATCGTGGCGGTATGGATCAGCGCAAAGACACTGGATCGTGTGCGCGATTTCCATACCTCCATTGCCCGGATCATGAATGGCGACCTCAGCGAACGACTGTCCCTGCGGGGCGGAGACGGAGATTTCGACCGGCTCTCTAACAGCATCAACGGTATGCTGGACCGTATCGAGGATCTGATCCGCGATCTGAAAAGCGCGGGCGACAATATCGCGCATGATCTGCGCACACCGCTGACACGGGTACGGATGCGGCTGGAACAGGCCCGCTCAGCACAGGATCTTGATTCGGCCCATGCCGCCATTGATCTTGCCCTGAATGGGACGGATCGCACGCTGAGTATTATTACGGCCCTGCTGCGCATCGCGGAAATAGAGACGGGTCAGCGGCGCTCCCATTTCAGTGCGGTCAACCTGCCGGACCTGCTGTCCGACCTTGAAGCACTGTATGGCAGCATCGCAGAAGATGCCGGGCTGACACTTGGGATTACCACCCCGCCCCCGCCTGTTCCGGCCATCTATGCCGATGCCGATCTGCTGATGGAGGCGCTGGCCAATCTGGTCGGTAATGCCATCAAGTTTACGCCCGCACCGGGGGATATCATGGTGGAAGCGTATCTGGCACATGATGGCGCCATGCTGATCAGCGTCAGCGATACAGGCCCCGGCATCTCGGCTTTCGAGCGCGAGCTGGTTACCCAGCGCTTCTATCGATCCGATCGCAGCCGCCATGTGGAGGGAACAGGGCTGGGACTCAGTCTGGTCGCAGCCGTAGCCTCCCTGCACGGCTTCAGCTTCACACTGGCGGATCTCAATGATATGGCCCATCACAGGCGCAAACATGGCATGCCGGTCGGCTGCATTGCCACACTACGCTGCCCGCGGGAATCCGTACTTTACCATGCCTCCTCCAACCGGGAGGAAGAACCGCGCGGAAACCCATCAGCCTTTCCGCGCTCTCAAGAGACACTCCCGATACAGCCCCCGACCACACCGCCATAA
- a CDS encoding NRDE family protein, whose protein sequence is MCTLVLLHRPGTDWPLLIAANRDERLARPWLPPARHWPDMAVTGGLDTVAGGTWMAINDQGVVAAVLNRTGTLGPVAGKRSRGDLPILALHYRSAEEAVQAIAQLDAGAWRGFHLVVADRSHAFCLIGKSLPGKPEVIPLKAGINMFTAHDPHHTPSPRAARFLPIFQTIAAPSLPDWGAWPAIMANQDAPHESRICLPEKNGYGTVCSSLLGVSSNNDLIWQFAPGNPHTTKYRPVKIR, encoded by the coding sequence ATGTGCACTCTGGTCCTTCTCCACCGTCCCGGTACGGACTGGCCGCTGTTGATCGCCGCCAACCGGGATGAACGACTGGCGCGTCCCTGGCTGCCTCCTGCCCGGCATTGGCCGGATATGGCGGTCACAGGTGGACTGGATACCGTGGCGGGCGGGACATGGATGGCTATCAACGATCAGGGCGTGGTGGCCGCCGTGCTCAATCGCACCGGCACGCTCGGCCCTGTTGCTGGCAAACGAAGCCGGGGAGATCTTCCCATTCTCGCTCTGCACTATCGCAGTGCAGAGGAAGCCGTGCAGGCAATCGCCCAACTGGATGCAGGTGCGTGGCGCGGCTTTCATCTGGTGGTGGCCGATCGGAGCCATGCCTTCTGCCTGATCGGCAAAAGTTTGCCCGGGAAACCAGAAGTTATCCCACTAAAAGCGGGAATCAACATGTTCACCGCTCATGATCCGCATCATACTCCCAGCCCCCGCGCAGCACGCTTCCTACCGATTTTCCAGACAATTGCTGCTCCCTCTCTGCCCGACTGGGGTGCATGGCCCGCAATCATGGCCAACCAGGACGCCCCCCACGAAAGCCGCATTTGCCTACCTGAAAAAAATGGATATGGCACTGTCTGCAGTTCTTTGCTGGGTGTTTCCTCCAACAACGATCTCATCTGGCAATTTGCTCCGGGTAATCCGCATACAACCAAATACAGGCCTGTAAAGATACGCTGA
- the purB gene encoding adenylosuccinate lyase — protein sequence MVPRYTRPIMAAIWAPENRYRIWFEIEALAAEAMAQTGMIPEEAARTIRERGNVKVATITQADLDRIDAIEAETRHDVIAFLTWLAEGIGPDSRFVHQGMTSSDVLDTCLSVQMTQAADILLADLDEVLAALKARAIEFKYTPTIGRSHGIHAEPTSFGLKLAGHYAEFARNRKRLEQARAEIATCAISGAVGTYAHLDPRIEAYVAEKLGLSVEPVSTQVIPRDRHAAFFCTLAVIASGIERLAIEVRHLQRSEVREAEEFFHAGQKGSSAMPHKRNPVLSENLTGLARVVRAAAVPALENVALWHERDISHSSVERAIGPDATVTLDFALARLAGMMAKLTVYPDQMSSNLESLGGVVHSGEVLLALTRAGILREDAYRIVQRNAMATWTKLGLPDARGFRDNLLADPEVAGRITAEQIDAAMDPSMHLKHVDTVFARLFG from the coding sequence ATGGTTCCCCGCTATACCCGCCCCATCATGGCCGCCATCTGGGCGCCGGAAAACCGTTACCGCATCTGGTTCGAGATCGAGGCACTGGCCGCCGAGGCCATGGCACAAACCGGTATGATCCCGGAAGAGGCTGCCCGCACCATCCGCGAGCGCGGCAACGTCAAGGTCGCCACCATCACCCAGGCCGATCTGGACCGGATCGACGCGATCGAGGCCGAAACCCGGCATGACGTGATCGCCTTCCTCACCTGGCTGGCCGAAGGGATCGGTCCCGATAGCCGCTTCGTACATCAAGGCATGACCTCCAGCGACGTTCTGGACACCTGCCTGTCTGTACAGATGACACAGGCCGCCGACATCCTGCTGGCTGATCTGGACGAGGTTCTGGCGGCGCTGAAAGCGCGGGCGATCGAGTTCAAATACACCCCCACTATCGGTCGCAGCCACGGCATTCATGCGGAGCCGACCAGCTTCGGCCTGAAACTCGCCGGGCATTATGCCGAATTCGCCCGCAACCGGAAGCGGCTGGAGCAGGCCCGCGCGGAAATCGCCACCTGCGCAATCAGCGGCGCGGTCGGCACCTACGCGCATCTCGACCCCCGTATCGAGGCCTATGTAGCCGAGAAGCTGGGATTGAGCGTGGAACCGGTCTCCACCCAGGTCATCCCCCGTGACCGCCATGCCGCGTTCTTCTGCACGCTGGCAGTGATCGCCAGCGGGATCGAGCGACTGGCGATCGAGGTCCGCCACCTTCAGCGCAGTGAGGTGCGGGAGGCTGAGGAATTCTTCCATGCCGGCCAGAAAGGCTCCTCCGCGATGCCGCATAAGCGCAATCCGGTGCTGAGCGAGAACCTGACCGGCCTCGCCCGCGTGGTGCGGGCCGCCGCGGTTCCGGCGCTGGAAAACGTGGCGCTGTGGCATGAGCGGGATATCAGCCACTCATCCGTGGAGCGCGCCATCGGCCCCGATGCGACGGTCACGCTTGATTTCGCGCTGGCCCGTCTCGCGGGCATGATGGCAAAGCTGACCGTCTACCCCGATCAGATGAGCAGCAATCTGGAGAGTCTCGGCGGTGTGGTGCACAGCGGGGAGGTTCTATTGGCCCTCACCCGTGCCGGCATCCTGCGCGAAGATGCGTATCGTATTGTCCAGCGCAATGCGATGGCGACATGGACCAAGCTCGGCCTGCCAGATGCGCGAGGCTTCCGCGACAACCTGCTGGCCGATCCTGAAGTAGCAGGTCGCATCACCGCCGAGCAGATCGACGCGGCCATGGACCCATCGATGCATCTGAAACATGTTGATACCGTGTTCGCCCGCCTGTTCGGCTGA